Proteins from a single region of Bdellovibrio bacteriovorus HD100:
- a CDS encoding chemotaxis protein CheW, whose protein sequence is MSDVSMKAKPGQYLTFQLMAEQYGVAIETVREINQFGEITPVPRTPDYVKGVMNLRGKIIPVVNLRIKFGMSSQDTTRDTCIIVIDTEIGQVGMIVDSVKEVVDLQENQIEPSPVLGNEHAMSFVRGMGKVDNKVVILVDIVSAFNQDQMGQMAQFSHHDEAKAA, encoded by the coding sequence ATGAGCGATGTATCTATGAAAGCAAAACCCGGTCAGTACCTAACTTTCCAATTGATGGCAGAGCAGTATGGTGTGGCCATTGAAACAGTTCGCGAGATCAATCAGTTCGGCGAAATCACGCCGGTACCACGCACCCCTGACTATGTGAAGGGTGTGATGAATCTGCGCGGTAAGATCATTCCGGTGGTCAACCTGCGTATTAAGTTCGGCATGTCTTCACAGGACACGACCCGCGACACCTGTATCATTGTCATCGACACTGAAATCGGCCAAGTGGGCATGATTGTGGATTCCGTGAAAGAGGTTGTGGACCTGCAGGAAAACCAAATCGAGCCATCCCCGGTTCTGGGCAACGAACATGCGATGTCTTTCGTTCGTGGCATGGGTAAAGTCGACAACAAAGTCGTTATCCTTGTGGATATCGTGTCTGCGTTCAATCAGGACCAGATGGGTCAGATGGCGCAGTTCTCTCACCACGACGAAGCCAAAGCCGCTTAA
- a CDS encoding DUF333 domain-containing protein, whose protein sequence is MKIFAMISVWILVASAAFADLKIYDGKVYKPLKVQEYQNLKLSVDCFKGKTPTCEAWSAAQKQAPRANLPQALAGNPAARYCLDAGGENRIAKSEKGGEFDYCLFKDGSMIEAWGLYLKFNPVSERK, encoded by the coding sequence ATGAAAATATTTGCGATGATTTCAGTTTGGATTTTGGTGGCTTCAGCAGCCTTTGCAGATCTGAAGATTTATGATGGCAAAGTGTATAAGCCGTTGAAGGTCCAAGAATACCAGAATCTGAAACTGTCAGTGGATTGTTTTAAGGGAAAGACTCCGACCTGTGAGGCTTGGAGTGCGGCTCAGAAGCAGGCCCCACGGGCGAATCTGCCCCAAGCCCTGGCGGGAAATCCTGCCGCCAGATATTGCCTGGATGCCGGCGGTGAAAACCGCATCGCGAAATCAGAAAAGGGTGGCGAGTTTGACTATTGCCTGTTTAAAGACGGCTCGATGATCGAAGCCTGGGGACTATATCTGAAGTTTAATCCCGTCAGCGAAAGAAAATAA